In the genome of Vicia villosa cultivar HV-30 ecotype Madison, WI linkage group LG7, Vvil1.0, whole genome shotgun sequence, one region contains:
- the LOC131616944 gene encoding metal tolerance protein 9-like, producing MSESGSGSGGTTAEIVRDEPSSSWRLNVKEFKLPRHHHNHHHRDDDHDHDHQHRPRSFTFSGLVRTPKKQRKVAEYYKQQERLLEGYNDMDTMTETGLFPGSLTEDEMKQLAKSERLAVNLSNAVNLVLFAAKVYASIESRSLAVIASTLDSLLDLLSGFILWFTANAMKTPNHYHYPIGKKRMQPVGIIVFASVMATLGLQILIESGRQIISKTKPEMDHSELMWMIVIMVSVTIVKFILMVYCRRFTNEIVKAYAQDHCFDVITNSVGLAAAVLAVKFYWWIDPLGAIIIALYTINTWVKTVIENVSSLIGRTAPPDFLAKLTYLIWNHHVEVKHIDTVRAYTFGAHYFVEVDIVLPEDMPLNQAHNIGETLQEKLEQLPQVERAFVHIDFEFTHRPEHKMMV from the exons ATGTCAGAGAGTGGCAGCGGAAGCGGCGGCACAACGGCGGAAATTGTGAGAGATGAACCGTCATCGTCGTGGAGACTGAATGTGAAAGAGTTTAAGTTGCCACGTCACCACCATAATCATCACCATCGTGATGATGATCATGATCATGATCATCAACACCGTCCACGTTCCTTCACTTTCAGTGGCCTTGTTCGTACACCAA AAAAGCAACGCAAGGTTGCAGAATACTACAAACAACAGGAAAGGCTCCTTGAAGGATATAATGACATGGATACCATGACTGAAACCGGACTTTTCCCCGGAAGTCTTACCGAG GATGAAATGAAGCAATTAGCAAAAAGTGAAAGACTAGCAGTTAATTTGTCAAATGCAGTTAACTTGGTGTTATTTGCAGCCAAAGTGTATGCTTCAATTGAGAGCAGGTCATTAGCAGTGATTGCTTCCACTTTGGATTCTCTCTTGGATCTCTTGTCCGGCTTCATATTGTGGTTCACTGCTAATGCCATGAAAACACCAAACCATTATCACTACCCAATTGGAAAGAAAAGAATGCAACCAGTA GGTATCATTGTTTTTGCATCTGTAATGGCAACCTTGGGATTGCAGATTTTGATTGAGTCTGGAAGGCAAATTATTTCCAAG ACAAAGCCTGAAATGGATCATAGTGAGTTGATGTGGATGATCGTGATCATGGTATCTGTGACCATTGTAAAGTTCATTTTAATGGTCTACTGTCGAAGGTTTACAAACGAAATTGTTAAAGCCTATGCACAAGATCATTGTTTTGATGTTATTACTAATTCAGTTGGATTAGCTGCTGCTGTGTTGGCTGTCAAGTTCTATTGGTGGATTGATCCATTGGGAGCTATTATT ATAGCACTGTACACAATTAATACATGGGTGAAGACAGTGATTGAGAATGTATCATCACTCATTGGAAGGACAGCACCACCTGATTTTCTAGCAAAGTTGACATATCTAATATGGAATCATCATGTAGAAGTTAAACACATAGATACTGTGAGAGCATACACTTTTGGTGCTCATTATTTTGTTGAAGTAGATATTGTGTTGCCAGAAGACATGCCATTAAATCAAGCACACAATATTGGTGAGACACTTCAAGAGAAGCTTGAGCAACTTCCTCAAGTTGAAAGAGCGTTTGTGCACATTGATTTTGAATTTACTCACAGGCCTGAACACAAGATGATGGTGTAA